A genomic stretch from Aerococcaceae bacterium zg-1292 includes:
- a CDS encoding HD domain-containing protein: MCSGSQVNGKGGYRLSYLLRDVQVGEEFALFVLIKAADVRVAKNGNPFIAFSFQDTSATIEGMYWSATDDEVSRYQPGRVVFLRGEKDIYQGKQQVKIKQLRLAEAGEPDDPNLYVEHIGIKRSEIESEINESIFLIKEPNIIRVVHKILKMVADDFYVFPAAKRHHHAMAGGLSFHTVSMLRIARSLLKIYPDLNASLLISGIILHDIGKTIELSGAISTEYTLKGKLMGHLVLMSEFIDRACAEIGINPEMESIILLKHVVLAHHGKLEFGSPVMPQILEAELVHQIDLMDANINMMLTAVNKIEGGEYSEPVYPLERRQFYKPKFK; the protein is encoded by the coding sequence ATGTGCAGTGGAAGTCAAGTCAACGGTAAAGGAGGATACAGATTGAGTTATTTATTACGAGATGTTCAAGTAGGTGAAGAATTTGCGCTGTTTGTATTGATTAAAGCAGCGGATGTTCGCGTTGCAAAAAATGGTAATCCATTTATCGCATTTAGTTTCCAAGACACATCTGCAACGATAGAAGGGATGTATTGGTCTGCTACAGATGATGAAGTTAGTCGCTATCAACCAGGGCGTGTTGTCTTTTTACGTGGTGAAAAGGACATATATCAAGGCAAACAACAAGTGAAAATTAAACAATTGCGTTTAGCTGAAGCTGGTGAACCAGATGATCCTAATTTATATGTTGAACATATTGGTATTAAACGTTCCGAAATTGAGAGTGAAATTAATGAATCCATCTTTTTGATTAAAGAACCAAATATTATTCGTGTCGTTCACAAAATTTTGAAGATGGTCGCTGATGATTTTTATGTCTTTCCAGCCGCAAAACGTCATCATCATGCGATGGCGGGTGGGCTAAGTTTTCATACTGTTTCAATGTTGCGTATTGCGCGGTCACTGTTAAAAATCTACCCTGACCTTAATGCGAGCTTGTTAATATCAGGAATTATTTTACATGATATTGGCAAAACAATTGAATTAAGTGGTGCGATTTCGACCGAGTATACATTAAAAGGTAAATTGATGGGGCACTTAGTGCTGATGAGTGAGTTCATTGACCGTGCTTGTGCTGAAATAGGCATCAATCCTGAAATGGAGTCTATTATTTTGTTAAAACACGTGGTACTTGCCCATCATGGAAAATTAGAGTTTGGTAGTCCAGTGATGCCGCAAATTTTAGAAGCAGAATTAGTTCACCAAATCGACTTAATGGATGCTAATATCAACATGATGCTAACGGCAGTCAATAAAATTGAAGGTGGCGAATATTCAGAGCCAGTCTATCCATTAGAACGCCGTCAATTTTACAAACCAAAGTTTAAGTAA
- a CDS encoding SRPBCC domain-containing protein yields the protein MNETDQWFSELEWTDFRAGGTLEYRSDDSMEDYMILDVEAPELLAFTWEQSTIAIELVANDDDLTTIRFSNWIEVVSESTAHYLTRWMIALQTLAAYAQGESFEADISTEYEEILPKMREMLALNETDVEFE from the coding sequence GTGAACGAAACAGACCAGTGGTTCAGTGAGTTAGAATGGACGGATTTCCGTGCAGGAGGAACGTTAGAGTATCGTAGTGATGATTCAATGGAAGATTATATGATATTAGACGTAGAAGCACCTGAATTATTAGCATTTACATGGGAACAGAGTACTATTGCTATTGAACTTGTTGCCAATGACGATGATTTGACGACGATACGTTTTTCTAATTGGATTGAGGTAGTATCTGAATCAACGGCACATTATTTAACACGCTGGATGATTGCGTTGCAGACATTAGCTGCTTATGCGCAAGGTGAATCTTTTGAAGCAGATATTTCAACGGAATATGAAGAAATTTTGCCGAAGATGCGGGAAATGCTTGCATTGAATGAAACAGATGTGGAATTCGAGTAA
- a CDS encoding helix-turn-helix domain-containing protein, with amino-acid sequence MKTITQFLLQESQHEIEQKRLNRFIPDIPGISDIPTGHVPVLEDALFFTNKEVFISKHSRYADYPEHSHQFLEFNYMVQGECQQIINGEMITLTTGDLLLMDTGSTHSIQTLGEQDILCNLLFHNNHLSLEWLGNLNSRNSLLYQALLHQSASQTKRFVLIKANDDQRIQLIMEQLLTEYFLPSDFSESMIPHYIPILLYEVARHLPELTNAQFEQAAHNPFYKALDLIDRQYANLTLTDAAQILNFNKNYLSNLIKEKSGKTFTELLNEKKIKKAQLLIQSTKLPINEIAHQVGYSNRTYFYKNYQTYFGHSPAFDRQENNT; translated from the coding sequence ATGAAAACAATTACACAATTTTTATTGCAAGAATCTCAACATGAAATCGAACAAAAGCGCCTGAATCGTTTTATCCCAGACATTCCAGGTATCTCAGATATTCCAACTGGACACGTTCCAGTTTTAGAAGACGCCTTATTCTTTACTAATAAAGAGGTGTTTATTAGTAAGCATAGTCGTTACGCTGACTACCCAGAACACTCACACCAATTTTTAGAATTTAATTACATGGTTCAAGGGGAATGCCAACAAATTATTAATGGCGAGATGATTACTTTAACGACTGGAGATTTACTTTTGATGGATACAGGTAGTACCCATTCAATTCAGACCTTAGGCGAACAAGACATTCTGTGTAACTTACTCTTTCACAATAATCATTTATCATTAGAATGGTTAGGTAATTTGAACAGTAGAAATAGTTTATTGTATCAAGCACTATTACATCAATCAGCTTCACAAACGAAACGATTTGTGCTCATTAAAGCTAATGATGACCAACGAATTCAACTGATTATGGAACAATTATTGACAGAGTATTTTTTACCATCTGATTTTTCAGAATCAATGATTCCCCATTATATTCCTATTCTCCTATATGAAGTTGCTCGTCACTTACCAGAATTGACCAATGCTCAGTTTGAACAAGCTGCACATAATCCTTTCTATAAAGCATTAGATTTAATTGACCGACAATATGCAAATCTTACATTAACGGATGCCGCCCAAATACTTAATTTTAACAAAAATTATCTCAGTAACTTAATCAAGGAGAAAAGCGGTAAAACATTTACTGAATTGCTTAATGAGAAGAAAATAAAAAAAGCGCAATTACTCATTCAATCAACAAAATTGCCAATCAATGAAATTGCGCATCAAGTCGGTTACTCGAACCGTACCTATTTTTATAAAAATTACCAAACTTATTTTGGTCACTCTCCAGCATTTGACCGCCAAGAGAATAATACTTAA